DNA sequence from the Oryza brachyantha chromosome 5, ObraRS2, whole genome shotgun sequence genome:
GGTCGTTAGTTGCGTACAAACATTTTgggtaaaatataataatgcaCGGTTAAAGCACTACGTAGATGCTCATTAAATTGATTGAATAATCCGACGTCAGCAACATGTAATTATCTCACCTTGTTGGCTATGTTGTTGGAAAGCCAGTCAAGTCCCTCGTACAACCCCTCACCAGAGGTAGCACATGTGCTCTGGATGTACCTGATGAGGTCATAAGATAGGAAACGAATAGTTCAGATTGCATAGATAGTTCAAATGGCAAACACTAATACTGGCTATTGTCAACAGTTGGACAATGTGAACCGACCGCTTTTGCTTGGTTAAAAGCTGGATAATGCATAGGACAAGGACTTAGCGCTTAAGTAGAATACATGAGCACCATTATGCAGGCAGCACATAGTAACCTTACCACTAAAAGACAATACTGCTAAGCATTTCTGTTTCAACACTAATATAGAGCACCTTACAGAAAATGCTATTACTGATCAATCGCAAAAACACTACATGCAGGCCATAAACTTTAACCGCAAAGGAAACCATACCAGTGCCGCTGGCGCAAGGAGTGCAGGCCAAGCTTGTCTGTGATCTCAGCAGCGTTCATGGCATTAGGAAGATCTTGTTTGTTGGCAAACACCAGCAGGACAGCATCACGTAGCTCATCCTGTAGCCACAACATGGCAATCAATCATCACATCACTGGAAAAGGCATTAAAATTATAACTTCTTGAACATCACATGATAAGCCTGATAGCAACAATAATCAAAATAGTATAATATAGAATGTACATTCTTCCATCAAAGTTGTGCTCTTTAGAAATTTCAAAGAGCTTTGGAACTGCATCTTATGATGTAAATTACCAATGGCAATCATCTATATTgactagaaaagaaaataaatttatgctCATTTATGCTCAATTCTCAACAACAGAATCTGACAAACCACATggaatttattaattatgtttcttaAAAAGAGTACAGGTAGATTTCTTTGAACTCTGATATTGTTAATACCTCATTCAGCATACGGTGGAGCTCATCTCTGGCTTCAACAACACGCTCTCTGTCATTGCTGTCCACGACAAAAATGAGGCCCTGGGTGTTCTGGAAATAGTGCCTCCACAGGGGCCTGATCTGTATTAACAAAATACAGTGTCAAACCACAAGCACATGTCAAGACAAACTATATTAGACAACAAAGCTATAAACATttcaaacaataaattaatatgtatgtAACATAAAAACTTAGGCCTACATTCTAAACTTTTCACAAATTTGATTcaataaaacaaattcatCAGAGCTGATGTTAAGTTAATATGCTGCAGTTTGCATGCACTGTTTCTGATTATGTAAGCATATTAATTACAGGTAATTGACAATGCCAAactatataatatgaaacaaaaaatctTCAAAAGTTTGTAGTTGGATCATAGACATTTTTTCTTACCTTGTCCTGGCCACCGACATCCCAAACGGTGAAGCTAATGTTCTTGTATTCGACGGTTTCAACATTAAAACCTGCAGTTCATAACAGAGTTTCAATCAATGTAAATGCTagcagattatttttcagttttaaattCCTAAAATCAGATAATCGTACTATAATACTACATTGGCAAACTCAAAAGAGTGTTTTCAGGTTAAACACAGTGAGGTGAAACACATTGAGGATGGCACCTCGTTAATTCGTTTGTGCCTTGTAAGTCTTAACTATGCATCCTATGGAAGTCCACCTAGCATATAAACATTCTACATTTTACATGAAGTGGAATGTAAACACACGCACTTGAGATCAGCTAGAATGAATCCCACGATCGAAACAATTCTTATCATTAATAAGAAGCCAGTCCACTTGAGATCAGTTAGAACAAATCCCATGATCAAACAATTCTATTCTTATCATCTATAAGAAGCCAGcctaaaaaaatagtcttGACTATAAAAAACTCTTCTGACCATTTATCTATTGCTGAGCAACTCGAGATAGAATGTTAATTATGCCCACACAGCCTAAACCTATGCTGTGGGAGAAATGGAGAGCGCGAGCTACCAATACCACTGAACTGAATTACAAAACACGACGTCACGATGGTACCCGTACATGCGTAGGATGTGGATTGGAAACGTACCGATGGTGGGGATAGTGGTGACGATCTCGCCGAGCTTGAGCTTGTAGAGGATGGTGGTTTTACCGGCCGCATCGAGACCGACCATGAGGATCCTCATCTCCTTCTTGGCGAAGAGGCGGCTGAACAGCTTAGTGAACGTGAGCCCCATCTCCGCTCCTTCCCTGAAACGAAACGAAAAGGAAATTATCTAGTCAAGATCCAGAGAGTCTCGccagatttttaaaaaacagcGGAATCGAAGCAACCGCAGCTAGATCCGTGAGATCTGACGCCCGCGGCCCACAGATCTGCGAGGAAGGCACGCAGAAAGCGCGGCATCGGATCAGATTCGCGGCCAACCGAAGCGATTCCCCGCGCCCCCGGATTCCCCCAACACCAGCGTGGGAACGAAGCTAGATCGAGCGGAGCCGGTCAAACCGGCCAGACTCCCCCCGAATCAGATTCAATCAAATCCCCCAACCTATCGAATCTACCGAGAAAACCTAACCGATCGAGCCCCCCTCGGATCACCTCCACCCGTACAAAATCCACCCCCAAAATCGCatcgagaaaaaaaacgaaCCCCCCGAATAAACCAATCAAACCGAACCAGAGGCGGAACTGATCGGATCAAAAACCATCGAGATCAACCACGGAGAACTCGCGGGGGCGGGAGGCGGTGGTTACCTACCGAGATCGgcgatctcctcctctctctcttctcctcctcctgcttcaCGACCTCGCGTGGCGGGGCTCTCTCGTCGGCGGGGGACGCGGCCGGATCGCaggcgagaggaggaggaaatgggcggaggagaggaggggagagagagagagagggggggggtcATCGAGGtcgcgcgagggaggaggttATATAGGAGACGGGGTGCGCCTGGGTCACCGGCAGGTGGGCCCACGTGGTTTGTGGTGTGTGGGGGCGGGGCTGGGGCCCTGCTGGTAGGTGGGGGCCCACCAAGTGTGCGGTACGCGTCGGTGGTCACTACGAACTTGTTCGCTGTTGTAAGTTGTAACCTCGTTGGTGGCTTGGTGTGTCTCGAATAATAATTGGCCCGAAATTGGCGCTAGGTCGAAAATACTCCCTTTGATTTTTGTAATTGAAATCGTTAACATTTtgaatttaagtttgaatcttcgttttgtttaaaaaatttccaaaCGAGTCACCCATTACCCTTAAAAAATTCGAGGAAGTATTTCGTTacccgttaacttttttacatGTTTGGCTATTtgctatttaaatattttacataaatatataaactatagaTTATagttaaaacatatttagttttaaatacaaatagaACAAAATGGATTATGATTAGATAAGTTTTTTAACaagataaattattaaacgtgtcctaaaaaaatcaacgacattGTCTCTTAAAATACGGTGGGATTATAAGTAAAGATAGCAAATGTAGAGCTTAGGTCACGAGAATATCTAGTCGTAAAATCCAAAAATTGAACTAAGCCAAAAACTAGTACTAGGAAACCATATTTTCTGTATTCTCACCGATCAGCTTCTCAAAATTAGGTTTCTCCCCCTTAGACCTAGATTTTGATTAGCATATAAAAAGCTCTTTAAACTTTAAAAGACTACTGTAGATGTTTAGGAGGTTTAGTGGCTATTTGGATCATAGAATTTTTGAAGTCTCTTGTCACAACGGATGTTTGGCTGTTagttaggagtattaaatatagattgatgacaaaattaattgcataaataaaagctatttcattagacaaaactttttaagcctaattaatcgacgattagcaaatgtttattgtagcaccacattcactaatcatgaactaattaggctcaatacatttgtctcgcgaaatagtccacaATATAgggtgaattttattaatagtttatatttaatacatctaattagtgtccaaacattcaatgTGACATAGACTAAAAAAGGCAGAGAGagacaaacacccccttagctATCCATCTAGCCATCCCCACCACCTGCACCAATTTACTattagagcaactccaacagctcatctatcacatcatctatcctgaaaatagagtatgaagactataaattaagctccaacagaacggtcatcctatcatctatttttagatgtcatccatattagaagagagaatcttcatatttggacgatctctctccatcctccaaagagatacagaggatgtcatatatggatgatccagtggagtacaaagagatatgaatgatgaaaatactttagatgatcatccaaatgaagatatagatgactaaatttagatgagctattgGAGAAGCTCTTAGGGTCCATCAAAGCACCTAAACTATAGCtgtgtttagtttctaaaaatttttgggagacaGGTCACATCGATTCGTACGGTGAagcattaaacgtagtctaattacagaataaattttagattccgcttGGAAATcccgagacgaatcttttgagtctaattgatttttgagtctaattaatctcgTGATCCCTGGATGTCGACTACTCCCTAATCAACTCAGATCCATCACCGACAATACTCTTCCAAAGCATC
Encoded proteins:
- the LOC102707589 gene encoding ADP-ribosylation factor 2 isoform X2, whose translation is MGLTFTKLFSRLFAKKEMRILMVGLDAAGKTTILYKLKLGEIVTTIPTIGFNVETVEYKNISFTVWDVGGQDKIRPLWRHYFQNTQGLIFVVDSNDRERVVEARDELHRMLNEDELRDAVLLVFANKQDLPNAMNAAEITDKLGLHSLRQRHWYIQSTCATSGEGLYEGLDWLSNNIANKA
- the LOC102707589 gene encoding ADP-ribosylation factor 2 isoform X1, yielding MTPPLSLSLPSSPPPISSSSRLRSGRVPRRRESPATRGREAGGGEEREEEIADLGREGAEMGLTFTKLFSRLFAKKEMRILMVGLDAAGKTTILYKLKLGEIVTTIPTIGFNVETVEYKNISFTVWDVGGQDKIRPLWRHYFQNTQGLIFVVDSNDRERVVEARDELHRMLNEDELRDAVLLVFANKQDLPNAMNAAEITDKLGLHSLRQRHWYIQSTCATSGEGLYEGLDWLSNNIANKA